One genomic window of Pelmatolapia mariae isolate MD_Pm_ZW linkage group LG5, Pm_UMD_F_2, whole genome shotgun sequence includes the following:
- the LOC134627590 gene encoding green-sensitive opsin has protein sequence MAWDGGLEPNGTEGKNFYIPLNNKTGLVRSPFEYPQYYLADPWFFKLLAFYMFFLVITGFPINFLTLLVTAQNKKLRQPLNFILVNLAVAGLIMVMFGFTVTIYSSLYGYFALGPLSCAIEGFMATVGGQVSLWSLVVLAVERYIVVCKPMGSFKFTATHAGVGCAFTWIMAMACAAPPLFGWSRYIPEGIQVSCGPDYYTLAPGYNNESYVMYMFTCHFCVPVFTIFFTYGNLVFTVKAAASQQQDSASTQKAEKEVTRMCILMVLGFLLAWTPYASFAAWIFFNKGAAFTATAMAIPAFFSKSSALFNPIIYILMNKQFRNCMLSTVGMGGMVEDETSVSTSKTEVSSVS, from the exons ATGGCTTGGGATGGAGGACTTGAGCCTAATGGCACAGAGGGCAAAAACTTCTACATCCCCTTGAACAACAAGACAGGACTCGTGAGGAGTCCTTTTGAATATCCGCAGTATTATTTGGCAGATCCATGGTTCTTCAAATTGCTTGCTTTCTATATGTTTTTCCTCGTCATTACTGGATTCCCCATCAACTTTCTGACACTGCTGGTCACCGCTCAAAACAAGAAGCTCCGACAACCTCTCAACTTTATCCTGGTTAATTTGGCAGTGGCTGGACTGATCATGGTCATGTTTGGATTCACAGTCACCATTTATTCTTCTCTCTATGGCTATTTCGCCTTGGGTCCTTTGAGCTGTGCTATTGAAGGATTCATGGCTACAGTTGGAG GTCAGGTATCTCTGTGGTCTCTTGTGGTTCTTGCTGTTGAGAGATACATTGTGGTCTGTAAACCCATGGGAAGTTTCAAGTTTACAGCTACCCATGCAGGAGTGGGTTGTGCTTTTACCTGGATCATGGCTATGGCCTGTGCTGCCCCCCCATTGTTTGGCTGGTCAAG GTACATTCCTGAGGGAATTCAGGTTTCCTGTGGACCTGACTACTACACTCTGGCCCCAGGATACAACAACGAATCTTATGTCATGTACATGTTCACCTGCCACTTCTGTGTCCCTGTCTTCACCATCTTCTTTACCTATGGAAATTTAGTCTTTACAGTGAAGGCC GCTGCATCCCAACAGCAGGACTCAGCTTCTACccaaaaagctgaaaaggaaGTAACACGCATGTGCATCCTGATGGTTTTGGGCTTCCTCTTGGCCTGGACCCCATATGCTTCCTTTGCTGCATGGATCTTCTTCAACAAGGGAGCTGCATTCACAGCCACAGCCATGGCTATCCCTGCTTTCTTCTCAAAGAGCTCAGCATTGTTCAACCCCATCATCTACATCCTGATGAACAAACAG TTTCGTAACTGCATGCTTTCAACAGTTGGAATGGGTGGTATGGTTGAAGATGAGACCTCAGTATCAACCAGCAAGACAGAAGTCTCCTCCGTTTCTTAA